The proteins below are encoded in one region of Microbispora sp. NBC_01189:
- a CDS encoding transposase, which translates to MEGARQARAHVARLDLTAAQVAVLDGQAHAARALWNLLHEFCTFRQGRLATVKECDAAIRQARREIDWMGRLPAQAAQAVLRTYRQAWANYFNPAHPAGRPSFKGRLRTRPAVDVPQARDLNITRLNRRWGAVNLPKVGRVRFRWTRDLPGVTRGGPAGRITGARLVKDAFGWQIVFRAERQVPAPAAHPGPGVGIDRGITVALALSDGTTREHGEWLTSGEKEHLRRLEKTSARQRRTRTPGQPASRRLARTYDQIARLRATAKRRAVDWQHQTTTELARTFGVIVVEDLQITNMVRSAAGTVERPGRNVRQKAGLNRAITGQAWGRTVTLLEYKTRDRGGLVVKVPAPGTSQTCHRCGHRDPAARDGIRYACVNPACGWAGHADTNAAINIRNAAGTAVSGRGDLGAARSAKRQPPRAA; encoded by the coding sequence GTGGAGGGGGCCAGGCAGGCGCGGGCGCACGTGGCGCGACTCGACCTCACCGCCGCCCAGGTGGCGGTGCTGGACGGTCAGGCGCACGCCGCCCGCGCGCTGTGGAACCTGCTGCATGAGTTCTGCACCTTCCGGCAGGGCCGGTTGGCGACGGTGAAGGAGTGCGACGCGGCGATCCGGCAGGCGCGCCGGGAGATCGACTGGATGGGGCGGCTGCCCGCCCAGGCGGCGCAAGCGGTGCTGAGAACCTACCGGCAGGCGTGGGCCAACTACTTCAACCCCGCCCACCCCGCCGGACGGCCCAGCTTCAAGGGCCGGTTGCGGACCCGGCCGGCGGTGGATGTGCCGCAGGCCCGCGACCTGAACATCACGCGGCTGAATCGGCGGTGGGGTGCGGTCAACCTGCCCAAGGTCGGGCGGGTGCGGTTCCGCTGGACGAGGGATCTGCCCGGCGTCACCAGGGGCGGCCCGGCCGGGCGCATCACCGGCGCGCGGCTGGTCAAGGACGCCTTCGGGTGGCAGATTGTGTTCCGGGCCGAACGCCAGGTGCCTGCCCCGGCCGCCCACCCCGGCCCTGGGGTGGGGATCGATCGAGGGATCACCGTCGCCCTGGCCCTGTCGGACGGCACCACGCGTGAACATGGGGAATGGCTCACCAGCGGTGAGAAGGAACACCTGCGCCGCCTGGAGAAGACGTCCGCCCGCCAGCGCCGCACCCGCACTCCCGGCCAGCCTGCGTCCAGACGGCTGGCCCGCACCTACGACCAGATCGCCCGGCTCCGCGCGACAGCCAAGCGCCGGGCCGTCGACTGGCAGCACCAGACCACCACCGAACTCGCGCGCACCTTCGGCGTGATCGTGGTGGAAGACCTGCAGATTACGAACATGGTCCGCTCCGCCGCGGGCACGGTCGAGCGCCCCGGCCGGAACGTGCGGCAGAAGGCCGGGCTGAACCGCGCCATCACCGGGCAGGCGTGGGGCCGCACCGTCACCCTGCTGGAGTACAAGACCCGTGATCGCGGCGGGCTGGTGGTGAAGGTGCCCGCCCCGGGCACGTCGCAGACCTGCCACCGGTGCGGGCACCGCGACCCGGCGGCCCGGGACGGGATCAGGTACGCCTGCGTCAATCCCGCGTGCGGGTGGGCCGGGCACGCCGACACCAACGCCGCGATCAACATACGCAACGCCGCAGGAACCGCGGTGTCAGGACGTGGAGACCTCGGGGCTGCCCGGTCCGCGAAGCGTCAACCCCCGCGCGCCGCTTAA
- a CDS encoding MFS transporter codes for MHLTTQRRATWALIALSVGAFTYVTAEVLPIGLLTVMAADLHRSPSQTGLLVTGYAAVVVLASLPLTRLTRRVPRRRLLTVTLGVFVVAMLLSAVAPNYPVLLGARLLVAATQALFWSVATPAAAALFPPRIRGRAIARMSIGSALGPVLGVPAGTWLGQQFGWRAAFALAAAVGLVTCVIVAALMPGGRRAGADSTGHEPGRGATPDARRYVLLIVATVMGVGGYLTAYTYITPFLLDFGGFAPAALSPLLLASGIAGVAGAVVVGRLLDSRPRTALAGPLALITCALLVLYFFGALHPVSVVALCVTGMSFSALAAAIASRALQVAPGSTDIASAGSGSAFNIGIAGGSMLGGVLIDHSGVRSVTAAGAVLTAAALAALLCERWVAPAPAPERTTLTRSGR; via the coding sequence GTGCACCTTACGACGCAACGCCGGGCGACTTGGGCGCTGATCGCCCTCTCCGTCGGGGCGTTCACCTACGTCACCGCCGAGGTCCTGCCCATCGGGCTGCTCACGGTGATGGCGGCCGACCTGCACCGGTCGCCGTCCCAGACGGGCCTGCTCGTCACCGGATACGCCGCGGTCGTGGTGCTGGCGTCGTTGCCGCTCACCCGGCTGACCCGGCGGGTGCCGCGGCGCAGGCTGCTCACGGTCACGCTCGGCGTGTTCGTCGTGGCGATGCTGCTGAGCGCGGTGGCGCCGAACTACCCGGTGCTGCTCGGCGCGCGACTGCTGGTCGCCGCCACCCAGGCGCTGTTCTGGTCGGTCGCGACTCCGGCCGCGGCGGCCCTGTTCCCCCCGCGGATCCGGGGGCGCGCGATCGCCCGGATGTCGATCGGCAGCGCCCTCGGTCCCGTCCTCGGGGTCCCGGCCGGCACCTGGCTCGGCCAGCAGTTCGGCTGGCGGGCCGCGTTCGCCCTCGCCGCCGCCGTCGGCCTCGTCACGTGCGTCATCGTGGCGGCGCTGATGCCCGGCGGGCGGCGGGCAGGGGCCGACTCCACCGGCCACGAGCCGGGCCGTGGCGCGACCCCCGACGCGCGCCGCTACGTGCTGCTCATCGTCGCCACCGTCATGGGAGTGGGCGGCTACCTCACCGCGTACACCTACATCACGCCGTTCCTGCTGGATTTCGGCGGCTTCGCCCCGGCCGCGCTGAGCCCGCTGCTCCTCGCGTCCGGGATCGCCGGAGTCGCGGGGGCGGTCGTCGTCGGCCGACTGCTCGACAGCCGGCCGAGGACCGCGCTGGCCGGGCCGCTGGCCCTCATCACGTGCGCGCTGCTCGTCCTCTACTTCTTCGGCGCCCTGCACCCGGTGTCCGTGGTCGCCCTCTGTGTGACGGGCATGTCGTTCAGCGCGCTGGCGGCGGCCATCGCGAGCCGCGCGCTGCAGGTGGCCCCGGGAAGCACCGATATCGCCTCGGCCGGCAGCGGCTCGGCCTTCAACATCGGCATAGCGGGCGGCTCGATGCTCGGCGGTGTGCTCATCGACCACTCGGGGGTCCGCAGCGTCACCGCGGCGGGGGCCGTCCTGACCGCCGCCGCGCTCGCCGCCCTGCTCTGCGAACGGTGGGTGGCTCCCGCCCCCGCGCCGGAGCGTACGACCCTGACGCGGAGCGGGCGTTAG